Proteins encoded within one genomic window of Thunnus maccoyii chromosome 22, fThuMac1.1, whole genome shotgun sequence:
- the LOC121888883 gene encoding uncharacterized protein LOC121888883 isoform X2 — MFEKMAMPNSGSQTSVEVIKELRRCERPPLPGQTAPSNTWEALQRNERPPFSVQATPFNAWEALRRSERPQFPGQTAPSNTWEALRMGERPPLPGQTAPFDAWEALRTSERPLFPGQNAPFNTWEALQRSERPLFPAQTAPSNILAELRRSESERPLFPKQIAPSEIWEELRGGDRPPSAGQIDPSIVWKDLRRIEIPWSCGESTPCVNWRELQRSEPLQSRGEPAPSVTWEELRRSDGPRSQGEHAPSKIWEELQKSVRPQPPQSSTSTICEELQGSDRPLSDGEMDACLVWKELARSERPRSPGEIAPSVTWEELRSVRPQSPEKAAPPVMKGKTKRSEQSRLRRKIRLPFEEGVKDLSLMDKMQLLWFGRK; from the exons ATGTTTGAGAAGATGGCAATGCCCAACTCTGGATCCCAGACTTCGGTAGAAGTCATCAAGGAGTTGAGGAGGTGTGAGAGACCTCCTTTGCCAGGACAAACTGCCCCTTCTAACACCTGGGAGGCCTTACAGAGGAATGAGAGACCTCCGTTTTCTGTACAAGCCACCCCTTTTAATGCCTGGGAGGC CTTGCGGAGGAGTGAGAGACCTCAATTTCCTGGACAAACCGCCCCTTCTAACACCTGGGAGGCCTTGCGGATGGGTGAGAGACCTCCGCTTCCTGGACAAACTGCCCCTTTTGACGCTTGGGAGGCCTTGCGGACGAGTGAGAGACCTCTGTTTCCTGGACAAAATGCCCCCTTTAACACCTGGGAGGCCTTACAGAGGAGTGAGAGACCTCTGTTTCCTGCACAAACTGCCCCCTCTAACATCTTGGCAGAGTTGCGgaggagtgagagtgagagaccTCTGTTTCCTAAACAAATCGCTCCTTCTGAGATCTGGGAGGAATTAAGAGGTGGTGACAGACCACCATCTGCTGGACAAATTGACCCTTCCATAGTCTGGAAGGACTTGAGAAGGATCGAGATCCCTTGGTCTTGTGGAGAAAGCACTCCCTGTGTGAACTGGAGGGAGTTGCAGAGGAGTGAACCACTTCAGTCTCGAGGAGAACCAGCTCCTTCTGTGACCTGGGAGGAGTTGAGGAGGAGTGACGGACCTAGGTCTCAAGGAGAACATGCTCCTTCAAAGATCTGGGAGGAGTTGCAGAAGAGTGTAAGACCTCAGCCTCCTCAATCGTCTACATCTACAATCTGTGAGGAGTTACAAGGGAGTGACAGACCTCTGTCTGATGGAGAAATGGATGCTTGTTTGGTCTGGAAGGAGTTAGCGAGGAGTGAGAGACCTCGGTCTCCTGGAGAAATAGCCCCTTCTGTGACCTGGGAGGAGTTAAGGAGTGTGAGACCTCAGTCTCCTGAAAAAGCTGCCCCTCCTGTAATGAAGGGGAAGACGAAGAGAAGTGAGCAAAGTCGGCTTAGGAGGAAGATAAGGTTACCCTTTGAAGAGGGTGTTAAAGACCTCAGTCTTATGGATAAAATGCAGCTACTGTGGTTTGGGAGGAAATAA
- the si:dkey-6n21.12 gene encoding schwannomin-interacting protein 1 gives MEGEKERQRQQREEKESNEAEDETRSDEEADNEEEEDEDSEGAALVWQEGYGEDNLGLPIMHWEALSLRIAELEKQEEEKKEKRAKSGVSLERGRAPVGWTEERGRRAESWEDGDDACNSHVLALTSRLQTQMNLQLCFINNSESEEEEEKEGDSSKKESNNTRRGTLQVHKNPQPPAKPEKPKSRGFRNTLRNLRDRLRTDHKPLTPARSDPVVQRKHLERSDLQSFSVKELNALCTSLSQTIQDLSSDLVGRLQVRDQLRTEQDAMLLEVQDLTSL, from the exons atggagggagagaaggagaggcagaggcagcagcgggaggagaaggagagcaaTGAGGCGGAGGATGAGACGAGGAGTGATGAGGAGGCTGacaatgaagaggaggaagatgaagattcTGAAGGTGCGGCATTGGTCTGGCAGGAAGGCTACGGAGAGGATAATCTGGGCCTTCCCATCATGCATTGGGAGGCGCTGAGCCTACGCATCGCTGAACTGGAAaagcaggaagaggagaagaaggagaagagggcAAAG AGTGGAGTTTCTCTGGAACGAGGCAGAGCTCCAGTGGGCTGGAcggaagagagagggaggagagccGAGAGCTGGGAGGACGGAGACGACGCCTGCAACAGCCACGTGCTGGCACTTACCTCCCG CCTGCAGACACAGATGAATCTTCAGCTCTGCTTCATCAACAACAGTgaaagtgaggaagaggaggagaaggagggagacagCAGCAAGAAGGAAAGCAACAACACACGG AGAGGAACTCTTCAGGTTCATAAGAATCCTCAGCCTCCTGCCAAGCCAGAGAAGCCAAAATCCAGAGGCTTCAGGAACACTCTGAGAAACCTGCGAGACAGACTGAGAACTGACCATAAACCACTG ACTCCAGCTCGTAGTGATCCTGTAGTCCAGAGGAAACATTTGGAGCGCAGTGATTTACAAAGCTTCAGTGTCAAGGAGCTAAATGCTCTTTGCACGTCCCTCAGCCAAACCATACAAG ACCTAAGCTCAGATTTGGTGGGTCGCCTCCAGGTCCGGGACCAGCTGAGGACAGAGCAGGATGCAATGCTGCTGGAGGTCCAAGATCTGACATCGCTGTGA
- the LOC121888883 gene encoding uncharacterized protein LOC121888883 isoform X1 yields MFEKMAMPNSGSQTSVEVIKELRRCERPPLPGQTAPSNTWEALQRNERPPFSVQATPFNAWEALRRSERPQFPGQTAPSNTWEALRRCERPPLPGKNAPSSAWEALRRSERPQFPGQTAPSNTWEALRMGERPPLPGQTAPFDAWEALRTSERPLFPGQNAPFNTWEALQRSERPLFPAQTAPSNILAELRRSESERPLFPKQIAPSEIWEELRGGDRPPSAGQIDPSIVWKDLRRIEIPWSCGESTPCVNWRELQRSEPLQSRGEPAPSVTWEELRRSDGPRSQGEHAPSKIWEELQKSVRPQPPQSSTSTICEELQGSDRPLSDGEMDACLVWKELARSERPRSPGEIAPSVTWEELRSVRPQSPEKAAPPVMKGKTKRSQYFSSPAEKTLGKALPPTPQLSCSLSQCL; encoded by the exons ATGTTTGAGAAGATGGCAATGCCCAACTCTGGATCCCAGACTTCGGTAGAAGTCATCAAGGAGTTGAGGAGGTGTGAGAGACCTCCTTTGCCAGGACAAACTGCCCCTTCTAACACCTGGGAGGCCTTACAGAGGAATGAGAGACCTCCGTTTTCTGTACAAGCCACCCCTTTTAATGCCTGGGAGGCCTTGCGGAGGAGTGAGAGACCTCAATTTCCTGGACAAACCGCCCCTTCTAACACCTGGGAGGCCTTGCGGAGGTGTGAGAGACCTCCGCTTCCTGGAAAAAACGCCCCTTCTAGTGCCTGGGAGGCCTTGCGGAGGAGTGAGAGACCTCAATTTCCTGGACAAACCGCCCCTTCTAACACCTGGGAGGCCTTGCGGATGGGTGAGAGACCTCCGCTTCCTGGACAAACTGCCCCTTTTGACGCTTGGGAGGCCTTGCGGACGAGTGAGAGACCTCTGTTTCCTGGACAAAATGCCCCCTTTAACACCTGGGAGGCCTTACAGAGGAGTGAGAGACCTCTGTTTCCTGCACAAACTGCCCCCTCTAACATCTTGGCAGAGTTGCGgaggagtgagagtgagagaccTCTGTTTCCTAAACAAATCGCTCCTTCTGAGATCTGGGAGGAATTAAGAGGTGGTGACAGACCACCATCTGCTGGACAAATTGACCCTTCCATAGTCTGGAAGGACTTGAGAAGGATCGAGATCCCTTGGTCTTGTGGAGAAAGCACTCCCTGTGTGAACTGGAGGGAGTTGCAGAGGAGTGAACCACTTCAGTCTCGAGGAGAACCAGCTCCTTCTGTGACCTGGGAGGAGTTGAGGAGGAGTGACGGACCTAGGTCTCAAGGAGAACATGCTCCTTCAAAGATCTGGGAGGAGTTGCAGAAGAGTGTAAGACCTCAGCCTCCTCAATCGTCTACATCTACAATCTGTGAGGAGTTACAAGGGAGTGACAGACCTCTGTCTGATGGAGAAATGGATGCTTGTTTGGTCTGGAAGGAGTTAGCGAGGAGTGAGAGACCTCGGTCTCCTGGAGAAATAGCCCCTTCTGTGACCTGGGAGGAGTTAAGGAGTGTGAGACCTCAGTCTCCTGAAAAAGCTGCCCCTCCTGTAATGAAGGGGAAGACGAAGAGAA GTCAGTATTTCTCCTCCCCTGCTGAGAAAACACTGGGCAAAGCCCTGCCTCCCACCCCTCAGTTGTCTTGCAGTTTGTCACAATGTCTTTGA